From one Trifolium pratense cultivar HEN17-A07 linkage group LG1, ARS_RC_1.1, whole genome shotgun sequence genomic stretch:
- the LOC123909520 gene encoding zinc finger protein GAI-ASSOCIATED FACTOR 1-like, whose protein sequence is MSNITSCDSGSFSTENNREDGVKQTEILGQFHSPHSHTSTTNNNTNGTSNTNLQPPLKRKRNLPGNPDPSAEVIALSPTTLMATNRFVCEICNKGFQRDQNLQLHRRGHNLPWKLKQRTSNEIIKRVYVCPEPSCVHHNPARALGDLTGIKKHFCRKHGEKKWKCDKCSKKYAVQSDWKAHSKICGTREYKCDCGTIFSRRDSFITHRAFCDALAEENNKANEGSIQLQHQQIPNLVSSLLPINPPQIGATSSEIFNTDHKHPLSSPHDLMSVPAKQFNSNIFTRSLSSSTSSPSLQLSSNNSLNNILEENGSLHLSAATSPHMSATALLQKAAQMGATVSNNNAGMSMPEKAVAGNMMAPPLFGVSQQQGHAFMNHYMQQQAQYNNNNFNANGIINGGGVNGSMNGVDMFNAILDQSKALSKIIEQNNQTQGSINSVGGVGVGVGGGGGASSNNNNVVMNIGGSKGSSGGDVMTLDLLGIGGGGAHGNFYGGGGTQQQQAESAAAAADEVWRNWSTKNGGFESFSATSNI, encoded by the exons ATGTCAAACATCACAAGTTGTGATAGTGGTAGCTTCTCTACAGAGAATAACAGAGAAGATGGAGTTAAACAAACAGAAATACTTGGTCAATTTCATAGTCCACATTCTCATACTTCAACTACAAATAATAACACCAATGGTACTTCCAACACTAATTTACAACCACCTCTTAAGAGAAAAAGGAACCTACCAGGAAATCCAG atCCAAGTGCTGAAGTGATAGCACTATCACCAACAACACTAATGGCTACAAACAGATTTGTATGTGAAATATGCAACAAAGGTTTTCAAAGAGACCAAAACCTTCAATTGCACCGAAGAGGACACAATTTACCATGGAAGCTAAAACAAAGAACAAgtaatgaaattataaaaagagtTTATGTTTGTCCTGAACCATCATGTGTTCATCATAATCCTGCAAGAGCACTTGGTGATCTTACTGGTATTAAAAAGCACTTTTGTAGAAAGCACGGTGAGAAGAAGTGGAAATGTGATAAATGTTCTAAGAAATATGCTGTTCAATCTGATTGGAAAGCTCATTCCAAAATTTGTGGTACAAGGGAATACAAATGTGACTGTGGAACAATATTTTCAAG AAGAGACAGCTTCATAACCCACAGAGCATTCTGTGATGCATTAGCTGAAGAAAACAACAAAGCAAACGAAGGATCAATACAATTGCAACATCAACAAATCCCAAATCTTGTTTCTTCATTATTACCAATAAACCCTCCACAAATTGGTGCAACTTCATCAGAAATATTTAACACTGATCACAAGCATCCATTATCATCACCTCATGATCTCATGTCAGTGCCAGCAAAACAATTCAACAGCAACATATTCACTAGAAGTCTTTCATCATCAACTTCATCTCCTTCTCTTCAACTCAGTTCAAATAATTCACTCAACAATATCTTGGAAGAAAATGGGTCATTGCATTTATCAGCTGCTACTTCACCTCATATGTCAGCTACTGCATTGCTTCAAAAAGCTGCTCAAATGGGTGCAACTGTGAGTAATAATAATGCCGGTATGAGTATGCCGGAAAAAGCCGTTGCTGGAAACATGATGGCGCCGCCTTTGTTTGGTGTGTCGCAACAGCAAGGACATGCTTTCATGAATCACTACATGCAGCAACAAGCTCagtataataataacaatttcaATGCAAATGGAATAATAAATGGGGGAGGTGTAAATGGATCAATGAATGGAGTTGATATGTTTAATGCTATATTGGATCAAAGTAAAGCTTTATCCAAGATTATAGAACAAAACAATCAAACTCAAGGCAGCATTAATAGTGTTGGAGGAGTGGGTGTAGGAGTAGGAGGAGGAGGGGGTGCAtcaagtaataataataatgttgttaTGAACATTGGTGGAAGTAAAGGATCAAGTGGTGGAGATGTAATGACATTGGATTTATTAGGGATAGGAGGGGGAGGTGCACATGGTAATTTCTATGGAGGAGGGGGTACACAACAGCAACAAGCAGAAAGTGCTGCTGCAGCAGCTGATGAAGTTTGGAGAAATTGGTCAACCAAAAATGGAGGATTTGAATCATTTTCAGCAACAAGcaacatttga
- the LOC123909623 gene encoding nuclear transcription factor Y subunit B-4 codes for MNGGEGDKTLPIANVSRIMKQNLPPNAKISKESKQLMQECATEFISFVTGEASDKCHKENRKTVSGDDICWALCSLGFDNYAEAIGRYLYKFRQAELVKLNQNKLETSKDKV; via the coding sequence ATGAACGGTGGTGAAGGAGACAAAACATTGCCAATAGCAAATGTGAGTAGAATAATGAAACAAAATCTTCCTCCCAATGCAAAGATCTCAAAAGAAAGCAAACAACTGATGCAAGAATGTGCGACAGAGTTCATAAGTTTTGTGACAGGTGAAGCATCTGACAAGTGTCACAAAGAGAATCGAAAGACTGTTAGTGGAGATGACATCTGTTGGGCTCTTTGTTCATTAGGGTTTGATAACTATGCTGAAGCCATTGGAAGGTATTTGTATAAATTCAGACAAGCTGAACTTGTTAAATTGAATCAGAACAAACTTGAGACATCAAAAGACAAAGTTTGA